Below is a window of Streptomyces spongiicola DNA.
GGCGGCCCCCTCTACCAGGTGCTCCTCGCGGGCGCGGCCGTCCGGGCCGTCTGGCGCGAGCAGCGCGGCCGCAACGAGTGGGAGCTGACCAGCCATGTCGGCGCGCACCTCACCCGAGAGGACGTCCCCGCGTGACCTCCACCCTCACGGCGGCGCCGGTGCCGGCGGCCGCCCGCTCCGCCGACCCCCGAAACGGGCCGGCCGTCCGGCCCGCCGTCCGCTTCCGGTCCTCCCGGCCCGATCTGCTGCTCTGCGGCGCGCTGCTGACCGCCATCCTGGTCGTGCAGGGCTGGAACATCGGGCACTTCCCCACCCTCAGCGACGACGAGGGCACCTATCTCGCCCAGGCCTGGGCCGTCCAGCAGGGCCAGGGCCTCGCCCACTACACCTACTGGTACGACCATCCCCCGCTCGGCTGGATCCAGCTCGCCGGGCTGACCTGGATCCCCTCCCTCATCGCGCCCGACGCGATGACGGTCGCCACGATGCGCGCGGCGATGCTGCTGGTCAGCGCGGCGAGCGCGGTGCTCCTCTACGTCCTGGCGCGCCGGCTGTGGCTGCCCCGCTGGGCCGCCGGGCTGGCCATGGCCCTCTTCGGGCTGTCACCGCTGTCCGTGGTCCTGCAGCGGGAGATCTTCCTCGACAACCTCGCCGTGATGTGGATCCTGCTGGCCTTCTGCCTCGCGGCCTCGCCCAGGCGCCACCTCTGGCACCACTTCGGGGCCGGGATCGCCGCCGCCACCGCGGTGCTCACCAAGGAGACCATGCTGGTCGTCCTGCCCGCACTGCTGGTGACGATGTGGCGCTTCAGCCACCGGGACACCCGCAAGTTCGCGGTCACCGGCGCCGTCGCCGCCTGCGCGCTGATCGGCTTCTCGTACCCGCTGTTCGCGCTCCTCAAGGGCGAACTGCTGCCCGGCGAGGGGCATGTGTCGCTGTGGGAGGGCGTCGCGTACCAGATGAGCCGGCCCGGCTCCGGGTTCGTCCTCGGCGAGGGGACCGGCTCGAACGGTGTGCTGCGGTCCTGGCTCTACTACGACCGGGTGCTGCCGGTCGGAGGTCTCGCCGCCGCCGCTCTGCTGCTGCTGACACCGCGCTGGTCGGTGACCGCGCGGGCGCTCGCCGGGCCCGCGCTCGCGGTGGCCGTCCTGGCGGTCGTGGCCCTGCGCCCGTCGGGCTACCTCCCGGCGATGTACGTCATCCAGGCGCTGCCGTTCCTGGCGCTGGTGCTGGCCGGCGTCGCCGCGAGCGCCGGGCACGCGGTGCTGCGCAGGTGGCGGCGCCCCGGCGAGGCGCGGCCGCTCGTCCTCGCCAGGCGGGCCGCGGCCGTCGCGCTCGCGCTCGCCGCGGCCGGGTACGTCGGACCCCGCTGGTACGACGGCGACCGCACCGCGATGACGGCCGACGCCAACGTCCCGTACCGGGCCGCCGCGGCGTGGCTGAGCACCGAGGTGCCCGAGCCCTCCCGCACCCGGGTGCTCGTCGACGACGCCCTCTGGCTCGAC
It encodes the following:
- a CDS encoding phospholipid carrier-dependent glycosyltransferase codes for the protein MTSTLTAAPVPAAARSADPRNGPAVRPAVRFRSSRPDLLLCGALLTAILVVQGWNIGHFPTLSDDEGTYLAQAWAVQQGQGLAHYTYWYDHPPLGWIQLAGLTWIPSLIAPDAMTVATMRAAMLLVSAASAVLLYVLARRLWLPRWAAGLAMALFGLSPLSVVLQREIFLDNLAVMWILLAFCLAASPRRHLWHHFGAGIAAATAVLTKETMLVVLPALLVTMWRFSHRDTRKFAVTGAVAACALIGFSYPLFALLKGELLPGEGHVSLWEGVAYQMSRPGSGFVLGEGTGSNGVLRSWLYYDRVLPVGGLAAAALLLLTPRWSVTARALAGPALAVAVLAVVALRPSGYLPAMYVIQALPFLALVLAGVAASAGHAVLRRWRRPGEARPLVLARRAAAVALALAAAGYVGPRWYDGDRTAMTADANVPYRAAAAWLSTEVPEPSRTRVLVDDALWLDLVHAGYRPGLGAIWFYKADLDPAVAKTMPRGWRDLHYVVASPTVRRDARDLPTVRDALENSAPVAVFGAGEDRIEIREIGGADHT